In the Natrinema sp. CBA1119 genome, ACGAGCGAGGAAAGCAGCTGCACGCGACGCTGTCCGACGACCTCCGCGAGGAGTACGACACCCGTCGAACCCGCGTCAACGCGGGCGACACGGTCGAGGTCATGCGCGGCGACCACGCCGGCGAGGAAGGCGAGGTCATGCGCGCGATCCTCGAGGATGGGACCATCCACGTCGAGGACGTGACAGTCGAGACGGCCGACGGCGAAGAAGTGCCGCGGCCGCTGGACCCGTCGAACGTCCGCATCACGGAGCTCGACCTCGAGGACGAGCGTCGCGAGGCGCGTCTCGAAGGTGATACCGAATGACGAAACACCAGAAGCGACTGTCAGTTCCGAAGTCCTGGCCGGTCGAGCGAAAGACCGAGACCTTCACGGTAAAGGCCGGTGCCGGCCCACACGGCGAGGACGGCGTGCCGCTCGTCGTCCTCTTGCGGGACGTGCTCGGCTACGTGGACTCGCGCAAGGAAGCGCGCTACGCACTCTCGGAGGATTCGATCCTCATTAACGGGGTCGCGATCAACGACGAACAGCGCCCGATCGGCATGTTCGACATCGTCGCGTTCCCCGCTCTCGAGGAATACTACCGCGTCTTCCCCGACGAGGGCGGTCGGCTCGCGCTGACCGCAATCGACGAGGACGCAGCGGGGAGCCGCCTCGGCAAGATCGAGGGCAAACAGCAGGTTCCCGGCGGCGACACGCAGTTGACGCTCCACGACGGAACGAACGTCC is a window encoding:
- a CDS encoding 30S ribosomal protein S4e, which translates into the protein MTKHQKRLSVPKSWPVERKTETFTVKAGAGPHGEDGVPLVVLLRDVLGYVDSRKEARYALSEDSILINGVAINDEQRPIGMFDIVAFPALEEYYRVFPDEGGRLALTAIDEDAAGSRLGKIEGKQQVPGGDTQLTLHDGTNVLTDSDEYRPKDSIVIDNDDKSVVAHFPYEEGALVTAVRGNHGGKVGEIDAIDITPGSGSNNVGVSMDDGGFETVEEYVVVIDKNFTGDEDSAERSSANSQAAEPRDDDEPANTGDDE
- the rplX gene encoding 50S ribosomal protein L24, with amino-acid sequence MTTQPHKQRTQTRNAPLHERGKQLHATLSDDLREEYDTRRTRVNAGDTVEVMRGDHAGEEGEVMRAILEDGTIHVEDVTVETADGEEVPRPLDPSNVRITELDLEDERREARLEGDTE